One window of the Shewanella litorisediminis genome contains the following:
- a CDS encoding S8 family peptidase: MKKSLLALAVLCSGQAYSMDFMLNVNGQLNQQAVAAEVAAKGGVLKSCIPQIGVCQVAFGSADAAASSGMALVPDATAFVPQVPDAAPASSVQSIPLTASFANPPASGDDDFFFDLQWGHVAVGAVDAWNAGYRGAGVRVAVLDSGADADHPDLAPNINTDLSRSFVMNEAWDYAGTDTFNHGTHTAGTIAAADNGFGVIGVAPEAELVILKVLSADSGTGSSYGTMQAMVYAADNGVDIINMSLGLSVRRNGLFDVNDTPYDTSDDIRFDVGGKDGIAQFIGTYAKAANYARKHGVTLFASAGNEATDLDHTDSLMHLPSGLPAVNAVSALGPQLWGANSGANLDNLAIYSNYGQSEIEFAAPGGDYSSLFIPGGTSPCTVAGLTRFCYVFDFVFSTGNNGWYWSVGTSMASPHAAGVAALIVSANGGRMDPPKLEAEMRRLAQDLGKPGRDDVYGQGKAYAPAN, translated from the coding sequence TGAACGTTAATGGCCAGCTTAATCAACAAGCCGTGGCCGCCGAAGTAGCTGCCAAGGGTGGTGTGCTCAAGAGCTGTATTCCTCAAATCGGTGTCTGTCAGGTTGCTTTTGGGTCGGCAGATGCCGCAGCAAGCAGCGGTATGGCATTAGTACCCGATGCCACTGCTTTTGTGCCTCAAGTGCCCGACGCGGCGCCCGCATCCAGTGTTCAGTCAATCCCACTTACGGCCAGCTTTGCCAACCCGCCCGCCAGCGGCGATGATGATTTCTTCTTTGACCTGCAATGGGGTCATGTAGCTGTGGGGGCTGTGGACGCCTGGAACGCTGGATATCGCGGCGCGGGCGTGCGGGTGGCTGTACTGGACAGCGGCGCCGATGCGGATCACCCTGATCTGGCCCCCAACATCAATACGGATCTGAGCCGTTCCTTTGTGATGAATGAGGCATGGGATTACGCTGGCACTGATACCTTCAATCACGGCACTCATACAGCAGGGACCATTGCAGCAGCAGATAACGGCTTTGGTGTAATAGGAGTAGCCCCCGAGGCTGAATTGGTGATCCTGAAAGTGCTGTCGGCCGATAGCGGTACCGGCAGTTCCTACGGCACCATGCAGGCCATGGTCTATGCCGCAGACAACGGCGTAGACATTATCAACATGAGTCTGGGACTGTCGGTACGCCGTAATGGGCTGTTTGACGTGAATGACACACCTTACGACACTTCGGATGACATCCGCTTTGATGTGGGTGGAAAAGACGGGATTGCCCAGTTTATCGGAACTTACGCCAAGGCTGCTAACTATGCCCGTAAGCACGGCGTGACCCTGTTTGCCTCCGCGGGTAACGAAGCGACCGATTTGGACCATACTGACAGCCTGATGCACCTGCCATCCGGCCTGCCCGCGGTCAACGCCGTATCGGCTCTTGGCCCACAGCTGTGGGGGGCAAACTCAGGCGCCAACCTGGATAATTTGGCGATTTACTCCAACTATGGCCAGTCAGAAATCGAGTTTGCCGCCCCGGGAGGGGACTATAGCAGCCTGTTTATCCCGGGCGGTACCTCGCCTTGTACCGTGGCTGGTTTAACCCGTTTCTGCTACGTGTTTGACTTCGTGTTTTCCACCGGTAACAACGGTTGGTACTGGTCAGTGGGCACTTCCATGGCCTCGCCTCATGCCGCTGGCGTGGCGGCACTGATAGTGAGCGCCAATGGTGGTCGTATGGATCCACCCAAGCTGGAAGCAGAGATGCGCCGTTTGGCACAGGATCTGGGCAAGCCTGGCCGCGATGATGTGTATGGCCAGGGTAAGGCATACGCCCCAGCCAATTGA